From a region of the Gottschalkia purinilytica genome:
- a CDS encoding response regulator transcription factor produces the protein MSYGKVLVVDDEEHIIELVKFNLENNGYEVISALDGKEAITKAKQENPDLIVLDLMLPIMDGVEVCKKIKNDKETENISIIMLTAKNDEADKIVGLEIGADDYITKPFSVRELIARIKAVLRRNNDGRTKEVENIIKIGDITISNEKHEVTKRGEKLELTLKEFELLRMLAKNRGKVLSRNFLLDEIWGYDYFGETRTVDVHIRHLRKKIEDDDKNPRYIETIRGIGYKMK, from the coding sequence ATGAGCTATGGAAAAGTTCTTGTGGTTGATGATGAAGAACATATAATAGAACTTGTAAAATTCAATTTGGAAAATAATGGATATGAAGTTATTTCAGCACTTGATGGTAAAGAGGCTATAACTAAGGCTAAGCAAGAAAATCCTGATCTAATAGTACTAGATTTGATGCTACCAATAATGGATGGAGTAGAAGTATGTAAGAAGATCAAAAATGATAAAGAGACAGAAAATATATCTATAATTATGCTTACAGCTAAGAATGATGAGGCTGATAAAATAGTAGGGCTTGAGATAGGTGCAGATGACTATATAACAAAACCTTTTAGCGTGAGAGAGTTAATAGCAAGAATAAAAGCTGTCTTAAGAAGAAATAATGATGGAAGAACTAAAGAAGTAGAGAATATAATAAAAATTGGAGATATAACTATAAGTAACGAAAAGCATGAAGTAACTAAAAGAGGAGAAAAGCTAGAACTTACTTTAAAAGAGTTTGAGCTCTTGAGAATGCTTGCTAAAAATAGAGGAAAAGTTTTATCTAGAAATTTCTTATTAGATGAAATATGGGGATATGATTACTTTGGAGAAACTAGAACTGTAGATGTTCACATAAGGCATTTAAGAAAGAAAATAGAAGATGATGACAAGAATCCTAGATATATAGAAACTATAAGAGGCATAGGATATAAGATGAAATAA
- the pgeF gene encoding peptidoglycan editing factor PgeF → MNSLIHEERFKLIEKKGVKYFIIPEFEETHLVNHGFTTRIGGLSKSPFNSLNLGLKTDDNRENVIENFKIICDVFENTIDRAVLSDQVHKTDIKIVTNKDIGKGLVKNKDYKDIDGLVTNEPDVMLFTFFADCVPIFFLDKVKKVVGLAHGGWRGTVDKISGKMIDIMKKNYSSDPNDILVGIGPSIGQCCYEVGADVYKRFNTNFTSVSNVLKPTGEGKWKLNLWEANKVVLEESGVPCRNIIISEVCTSCNSDIFFSYRKENGITGRMAAIIQLK, encoded by the coding sequence GTGAATAGCTTGATACATGAAGAAAGATTTAAACTAATAGAAAAAAAAGGTGTGAAATATTTTATAATACCCGAGTTTGAAGAAACACATTTAGTTAATCACGGATTTACTACTAGAATAGGTGGATTAAGTAAATCACCTTTTAATAGCTTAAACTTAGGACTTAAAACAGATGATAATAGAGAAAACGTAATAGAAAATTTTAAAATAATATGTGATGTATTTGAAAACACTATAGATAGAGCTGTTTTATCAGATCAAGTTCATAAAACAGATATAAAAATTGTGACTAATAAAGATATAGGTAAAGGATTAGTAAAAAATAAAGATTATAAAGACATAGATGGATTGGTTACAAATGAACCAGATGTCATGCTATTCACCTTTTTTGCTGATTGTGTGCCAATATTTTTTTTAGATAAAGTAAAAAAGGTAGTAGGACTTGCTCACGGAGGATGGAGAGGAACAGTAGATAAAATCTCTGGAAAAATGATAGATATTATGAAGAAAAACTATTCTTCAGATCCTAATGATATACTTGTAGGAATAGGACCGTCTATAGGGCAATGTTGTTATGAAGTAGGAGCGGATGTATATAAAAGATTTAACACAAATTTTACAAGTGTTTCTAACGTGTTAAAACCAACAGGTGAAGGGAAATGGAAGCTTAATCTTTGGGAGGCTAATAAAGTAGTCTTGGAGGAAAGCGGAGTACCGTGTAGAAATATCATAATAAGTGAAGTATGTACTAGTTGTAATAGTGATATTTTCTTTTCCTATAGAAAGGAAAATGGAATAACAGGAAGGATGGCAGCAATAATACAGTTAAAATAA
- the nrdR gene encoding transcriptional regulator NrdR gives MKCPYCDYFESRVVDSRPTEEGQSIRRRRECAKCNKRFTTYEKIEEIPLIVIKKGGNRQAYNRSKLLTGIIRACEKRPVSIKQMEDIVDEIEKNLFNSMEKEITSNHIGEMVMNKLKNVDEVSYVRFASVYRQFKDLNTFMDELKKLLDEK, from the coding sequence ATGAAGTGTCCCTATTGCGATTATTTTGAATCAAGAGTAGTAGACTCAAGACCAACTGAGGAAGGACAATCTATAAGAAGAAGGAGAGAGTGTGCTAAGTGTAATAAGAGATTCACTACTTACGAGAAAATAGAAGAAATACCTTTGATAGTTATAAAGAAAGGCGGTAACAGACAAGCCTATAATAGAAGTAAGCTACTTACAGGAATTATAAGGGCTTGTGAAAAAAGACCAGTATCTATTAAACAAATGGAAGATATTGTAGATGAAATAGAAAAAAATCTCTTTAATTCTATGGAAAAAGAGATAACTAGCAACCATATAGGTGAAATGGTTATGAATAAACTTAAAAATGTAGATGAAGTTTCATATGTAAGATTTGCATCTGTATATAGACAATTTAAAGACTTAAATACTTTTATGGATGAACTTAAGAAACTTTTAGATGAGAAATAA
- a CDS encoding YlmC/YmxH family sporulation protein: MIKTSDLREKEVINVRDGTKLGLISDIEVNLKEGRIESIMIPGPGKILGLFGRNQDYIINWQNIVRIGSDVILVDLTQNLEESINYEE, from the coding sequence ATGATAAAAACATCTGATTTAAGAGAAAAAGAGGTTATAAATGTAAGAGATGGTACAAAGCTTGGACTTATATCAGACATAGAGGTTAATTTAAAAGAAGGAAGAATAGAATCTATAATGATACCAGGTCCAGGTAAAATTTTAGGATTATTCGGTAGAAATCAAGATTACATTATTAACTGGCAAAATATAGTTAGAATAGGTAGTGATGTTATACTTGTAGATTTAACACAAAATCTAGAAGAAAGTATAAATTACGAAGAATAG
- the sigG gene encoding RNA polymerase sporulation sigma factor SigG, whose protein sequence is MHINKVEICGVNTSELPVLTNKEMRKLFDRIHAGDMSAREEFIKGNLRLVLSVIQRFNKRGEHVDDLFQVGCIGLMKAIDNFDLSHNVRFSTYAVPMIIGEIRRYLRDNNSIRVSRSLRDIAYKALQTREQLINKNSKEPTVSEIAEALGVPKEEVVFALDAIQDPISLFEPIYNDSGDAIYVMDQVSDEKNEDEVWLEGIALREAIRRLNDREKLILNLRFFEGKTQMEVAEEIGISQAQVSRLEKTALRHMKKLI, encoded by the coding sequence ATGCATATAAACAAAGTAGAAATATGCGGTGTTAATACATCAGAACTACCAGTTTTAACGAATAAAGAAATGAGAAAACTTTTTGACAGAATACATGCAGGTGATATGAGTGCACGTGAAGAGTTTATAAAAGGAAACTTGAGACTAGTACTCAGTGTTATTCAAAGGTTTAACAAAAGAGGAGAACACGTTGATGATTTGTTCCAAGTGGGATGCATAGGACTAATGAAGGCAATAGATAATTTTGACTTATCACATAACGTTAGATTTTCTACTTATGCAGTTCCTATGATTATAGGTGAGATAAGAAGGTATCTTAGAGATAATAATTCTATTAGAGTAAGTAGATCTTTAAGAGATATAGCTTATAAAGCGCTTCAAACAAGAGAACAACTGATCAATAAAAATTCTAAAGAACCTACTGTATCTGAGATAGCAGAAGCACTTGGCGTGCCAAAGGAAGAGGTAGTATTTGCTTTAGACGCTATACAAGATCCTATATCACTATTTGAACCTATTTATAATGATAGTGGAGATGCTATATATGTTATGGATCAAGTAAGTGATGAAAAAAATGAAGATGAAGTATGGTTAGAGGGAATTGCTTTAAGAGAAGCTATAAGAAGACTTAATGATAGAGAAAAACTAATACTCAATTTAAGATTTTTTGAGGGTAAAACACAAATGGAAGTGGCAGAGGAAATAGGAATATCACAAGCACAAGTTTCAAGATTAGAAAAAACAGCTTTAAGACATATGAAAAAACTTATATAA
- the sigE gene encoding RNA polymerase sporulation sigma factor SigE has product MNKLKLLSRIYYIKLLRKIKIFKEEEVHYIGGSEVLPPPLTQDEESFLLAKLKEDDTVRPILIERNLRLVVYIARKFENTGVGVEDLVSIGTIGLIKAVNTFNPDKKIKLATYASKCIENEILMYLRRNSKVKTEISFDEPLNVDWDGNELLLSDILGTENDIIFKYLEEEIDRDLLSQAIGKLNNRERKIMELRFGLINGAEKTQKEVADMLGISQSYISRLEKRIIKRLQKEINKMV; this is encoded by the coding sequence ATTAACAAATTGAAATTATTGTCAAGAATCTACTATATTAAACTTCTAAGAAAAATTAAAATTTTTAAGGAAGAAGAAGTTCACTATATTGGAGGAAGCGAGGTATTGCCTCCACCTCTTACTCAAGATGAAGAAAGCTTTTTATTAGCTAAATTAAAAGAAGATGATACTGTAAGACCTATATTAATTGAAAGAAATCTAAGATTAGTTGTATATATAGCTAGAAAGTTTGAAAATACAGGGGTAGGAGTAGAAGATTTAGTTTCTATAGGAACAATTGGGCTTATAAAAGCTGTTAATACATTTAATCCAGATAAAAAGATTAAATTAGCTACATATGCTTCAAAATGTATAGAAAATGAAATACTTATGTATTTGAGAAGAAATAGTAAAGTTAAAACGGAGATATCATTTGATGAACCACTTAATGTAGACTGGGATGGGAATGAATTATTATTGTCGGATATTTTAGGAACAGAAAATGATATTATATTCAAATATCTAGAAGAAGAAATAGATAGGGATTTGCTTAGTCAAGCAATAGGAAAACTTAATAATAGAGAAAGAAAAATAATGGAATTGAGATTTGGATTAATCAATGGTGCTGAAAAAACTCAAAAAGAAGTAGCAGATATGCTTGGGATTTCTCAGTCATACATATCTAGGCTAGAAAAAAGAATTATAAAAAGATTACAAAAAGAAATTAATAAAATGGTATAA
- the spoIIGA gene encoding sigma-E processing peptidase SpoIIGA, which produces MYIYAEYLLLENLAINYIILFITKKFLKVHTTQIRLLMASLIGALYTFVVFYPSLIFMARFSFKLATSIIIIMIAFNPKKSRSFIKVISAFYLVAFAFAGTSLALFYIADIETYVGGGIFYIANFQLKFLIISVVLIWILFQIVWEYVENKNNKRRAFFPVIINLNGKEIEVTALLDTGNSLKDPISKIPVIVVEFLAIKDILPDSIQNIFLKYKENSLDAVVDTMSCASNQMKFRIIPYKSLGKENGLLLGFKPDKVIVKSERSTLIGEVVIGIYNDTLSNDKEYVALLHPEILT; this is translated from the coding sequence TTGTATATATATGCTGAATACCTCTTATTAGAAAATTTAGCTATAAATTATATCATTCTTTTTATAACTAAAAAGTTTTTAAAGGTGCATACGACACAGATAAGATTACTAATGGCATCTTTAATTGGAGCATTATATACATTTGTAGTATTTTATCCATCGCTTATATTTATGGCTAGATTTTCTTTTAAATTAGCTACTTCTATAATAATAATAATGATAGCTTTTAATCCAAAAAAATCTAGATCATTTATAAAAGTAATATCAGCTTTTTATCTAGTAGCTTTTGCTTTTGCAGGAACATCTTTAGCTTTATTTTATATAGCAGATATAGAGACATATGTAGGAGGAGGAATTTTTTATATAGCAAATTTTCAACTTAAATTTTTAATAATTTCTGTAGTCCTTATATGGATTTTATTTCAAATAGTTTGGGAATATGTAGAAAATAAAAATAATAAAAGAAGAGCATTTTTCCCTGTAATAATAAATTTAAATGGGAAAGAGATAGAAGTAACCGCACTTTTAGATACCGGAAATTCTTTAAAAGATCCTATATCTAAAATACCTGTTATTGTTGTTGAATTTTTAGCTATAAAAGATATACTACCAGACTCTATACAGAATATATTTTTAAAATATAAAGAAAATAGCTTAGATGCTGTGGTAGACACTATGAGCTGTGCTTCAAATCAAATGAAATTTAGAATAATACCATATAAATCACTAGGTAAAGAAAATGGATTACTTTTGGGATTTAAACCAGATAAAGTGATAGTAAAGTCAGAAAGAAGTACACTTATAGGTGAGGTTGTTATAGGTATATATAATGATACCTTATCTAATGATAAAGAGTATGTAGCTCTTTTACATCCTGAGATACTAACATGA
- the ftsZ gene encoding cell division protein FtsZ: MFDFDVDMEQFAHIKVIGVGGGGNNAVNRMIENEVKGIEFISINTDKQALHSSKAETKLQIGEKLTRGLGAGANPDVGMKAAEESRNDIMEALQGADMVFITAGMGGGTGTGAAPIVAEVAKELGILTVGVVTKPFIFEGRRRMIHAERGVEELKSRVDTLVTIPNDRLLQVAEKKTSIVDAFKMADDVLRQGIQGISDLIAVPALINLDFADVKTIMYDQGLAHMGIGKASGENRATEAAKQAIHSPLLETSIEGAKGVLLNITGGPNLGLFEVNEAADLIRQSVDPDANIIFGAGVDENLKDELKITVIATGFDGKQEKVVITEQKNIEKKEETSKPIPTNESKTLDSDDLDIPTFLRRRDR, encoded by the coding sequence GTGTTTGATTTTGATGTTGATATGGAACAGTTTGCTCATATAAAAGTTATTGGTGTTGGAGGTGGAGGAAATAATGCTGTAAATCGAATGATAGAAAATGAAGTAAAAGGAATAGAGTTTATTTCGATAAATACAGATAAACAAGCACTTCACTCTTCAAAGGCTGAAACAAAGCTACAAATAGGAGAAAAACTTACTAGAGGATTAGGAGCAGGAGCAAATCCTGATGTTGGAATGAAAGCTGCAGAAGAAAGCAGAAATGATATAATGGAAGCATTACAAGGGGCGGATATGGTATTTATAACAGCAGGAATGGGAGGAGGAACAGGAACAGGAGCTGCTCCTATAGTTGCTGAAGTTGCTAAAGAACTAGGAATACTTACTGTTGGAGTTGTAACTAAACCTTTCATATTTGAAGGTAGAAGAAGAATGATACATGCTGAAAGAGGAGTAGAAGAGTTAAAAAGTAGAGTGGATACTCTAGTAACTATTCCTAATGATAGGCTTTTACAAGTGGCAGAAAAGAAAACATCTATAGTAGATGCTTTTAAAATGGCTGATGATGTATTAAGACAAGGTATTCAAGGTATATCTGATCTTATAGCTGTTCCAGCACTTATAAATTTAGATTTTGCTGATGTAAAGACAATAATGTATGATCAGGGTCTAGCTCATATGGGTATAGGAAAAGCAAGTGGAGAAAACAGAGCGACTGAAGCTGCTAAACAAGCCATACACAGTCCTTTATTAGAAACATCTATAGAAGGAGCAAAGGGTGTCTTACTAAATATAACTGGCGGACCAAATCTAGGGTTATTTGAAGTTAATGAAGCCGCAGATCTTATAAGACAATCTGTAGATCCAGATGCTAATATAATATTTGGAGCAGGAGTAGATGAAAATCTTAAAGATGAATTAAAAATAACTGTTATAGCTACAGGATTTGACGGTAAACAAGAAAAAGTTGTTATAACTGAACAAAAAAATATAGAGAAAAAAGAAGAAACATCAAAACCAATTCCTACTAATGAAAGCAAAACTTTAGATAGTGATGACTTGGACATACCAACTTTCTTAAGGAGAAGAGATAGATAA
- a CDS encoding small basic family protein yields the protein MILAIIGILVGAIIGIYLPITYSASYSLYMSVAILACMDSVFGGIRAMMEGKFNTGIFVSGFFGNAILAAFLAYVGDRLGVPLYYAAIFAFGGRLFQNFAIIRRYVFNKKNSN from the coding sequence ATGATTTTAGCTATTATTGGAATTTTAGTAGGTGCTATTATTGGTATATATCTACCGATAACATATTCTGCTAGTTATTCCCTATATATGTCAGTAGCGATACTAGCTTGTATGGACTCTGTTTTTGGTGGAATAAGAGCTATGATGGAAGGAAAGTTCAATACAGGAATATTTGTATCAGGATTTTTTGGAAATGCTATATTAGCTGCATTTTTAGCATATGTAGGTGATAGATTAGGAGTACCTCTTTATTATGCAGCCATATTTGCTTTTGGAGGAAGATTATTTCAAAACTTTGCGATTATTAGAAGATATGTATTCAACAAAAAAAACTCTAATTAA
- a CDS encoding DUF881 domain-containing protein encodes MIKQNKKIKISLTLLSILLGILLSLQMKQNIEDYDLVSLNSIEVMKNEVENSRKEIDDLNKLVESKSLELQNVKKALISDDKSIEEVIEKQVNDLKIIGGLEDLTGPGIKVVISDNDNKEILGKDVNQDIIHDGDIQVILNDLKKAGAEAISINGQRVLSRSEIKCGGPIIRINKRSSANPFVITAIGDPKALYAAISAPQSYGWTLKEVYKIKVDTEIKDEVFIPKYYWRDSEFKYVKPIKEGE; translated from the coding sequence ATGATAAAACAAAATAAAAAAATCAAGATATCACTTACATTATTGTCAATATTATTAGGAATTTTACTGTCATTACAAATGAAGCAAAATATTGAAGATTATGATTTGGTTTCTCTTAATTCAATAGAAGTTATGAAAAATGAGGTAGAAAATTCTAGAAAAGAAATTGATGATTTGAACAAATTAGTTGAAAGCAAAAGCTTAGAACTACAAAATGTAAAGAAAGCTTTAATATCTGATGATAAATCTATAGAAGAAGTTATAGAAAAGCAAGTTAATGATTTAAAGATCATTGGAGGACTAGAAGATCTTACAGGACCAGGAATAAAAGTAGTAATATCAGATAATGATAACAAAGAAATATTAGGAAAAGATGTAAATCAAGATATAATACACGATGGAGATATTCAGGTTATACTAAATGACCTGAAAAAAGCAGGAGCAGAAGCTATTAGTATTAATGGTCAAAGAGTACTATCAAGATCTGAGATCAAATGTGGAGGTCCTATTATTAGAATAAATAAACGAAGTTCTGCAAATCCATTTGTTATTACTGCAATTGGAGATCCTAAGGCTTTATATGCAGCAATAAGTGCTCCTCAAAGCTATGGTTGGACATTAAAAGAAGTCTACAAGATAAAAGTAGATACAGAAATTAAGGATGAAGTATTTATCCCTAAGTATTATTGGAGGGATTCAGAATTTAAATATGTGAAACCCATAAAAGAAGGTGAATAA
- a CDS encoding DUF881 domain-containing protein produces MNNIRSKIAITAVCVILGIVLAIQFKTVENLDSNVIPTQRSKQIAIEYKKLKDEREKMRKELDELEKKVAQYEKGEADKDTFLENLYKDIQKYKMLSGYEDLKGKGITIQIDDPPADVKLGDDKSTIVQNYELLLQVINILNAAEAEAISINDQRYTSFTEIVPAGNHIEINGVSFGAPFVIKAIGKSEDLESALRVKGGIIWYMEKGFNLQVNIKQDKNIVIPRYKRVKDFIYSKPSEEQQNR; encoded by the coding sequence ATGAATAATATTAGAAGTAAAATAGCTATAACTGCAGTTTGTGTTATTTTAGGAATAGTATTAGCTATACAATTTAAAACAGTAGAAAATCTAGATTCCAATGTCATTCCTACACAAAGATCTAAGCAGATAGCTATAGAATATAAGAAGCTTAAAGATGAAAGAGAAAAAATGAGAAAAGAGTTAGACGAACTTGAAAAAAAAGTTGCACAATATGAAAAAGGTGAGGCAGATAAAGATACTTTTTTAGAAAATCTTTATAAAGATATACAAAAATATAAAATGCTAAGTGGATATGAAGATTTAAAAGGAAAAGGAATTACTATTCAAATTGATGATCCTCCTGCCGATGTTAAACTTGGTGATGATAAAAGTACAATAGTTCAAAATTATGAGCTTTTATTACAAGTTATAAATATTTTAAATGCTGCAGAGGCTGAGGCCATATCAATAAATGATCAGAGATATACGTCATTTACAGAAATAGTTCCAGCTGGAAATCACATTGAAATTAATGGGGTATCTTTTGGAGCACCTTTCGTAATAAAAGCAATAGGAAAGTCTGAAGATTTAGAAAGTGCACTTAGAGTAAAGGGCGGAATCATATGGTATATGGAAAAAGGATTTAACTTACAGGTCAATATTAAACAGGATAAAAATATTGTTATACCTAGATATAAAAGAGTAAAAGATTTTATATATTCAAAACCTTCAGAAGAGCAACAAAATAGATAA
- a CDS encoding cell division protein FtsQ/DivIB codes for MKTSSKVDKKIKTKKKRLNFVLLILMISLLFIVVTKTPLFNISKIEVKGNKVLDKDTVVMASGIILDENIFKVNTGDAKESLFIHPYIKSADVKRELPNKILIDITESKEIAAIAYNSSYIYIDKNGKILDIISSEKNDILVKVEGLDLINPSIGNEIRYKNKIELSSMKEFLEEIDQNNFKKNISMITFEEGSSMTIEMKTGTKVAFGVLDNVKYKVDYIKRIFEDLKAKNRKASKIYLNRGKYAIVEQDGKWEDSSNNE; via the coding sequence ATGAAAACTAGCAGTAAAGTAGATAAAAAGATAAAAACAAAAAAAAAGAGGCTAAATTTTGTATTGTTAATATTGATGATATCTTTGCTGTTTATAGTTGTTACAAAAACACCTCTATTTAATATTTCTAAAATTGAAGTTAAAGGAAATAAAGTATTAGATAAAGACACTGTAGTAATGGCTTCAGGTATTATTTTGGATGAAAATATCTTTAAAGTTAATACAGGTGATGCTAAAGAAAGCTTATTCATTCATCCATATATAAAATCTGCTGATGTTAAGAGAGAATTACCAAATAAAATATTAATAGATATTACAGAAAGTAAGGAAATTGCTGCTATAGCATATAATTCTTCTTATATTTATATAGACAAAAATGGTAAAATTTTAGACATCATATCTAGCGAAAAAAATGATATATTAGTTAAAGTAGAAGGATTAGACTTAATAAATCCATCCATAGGAAATGAGATAAGATATAAAAATAAAATTGAACTCTCTAGTATGAAGGAATTTTTGGAAGAGATTGATCAAAATAATTTTAAGAAAAACATTAGTATGATTACATTTGAAGAAGGTTCAAGTATGACAATAGAAATGAAAACAGGTACAAAAGTTGCATTTGGTGTATTAGATAATGTAAAATATAAAGTAGATTATATTAAGAGAATATTTGAAGATCTAAAAGCTAAGAACAGAAAAGCTTCAAAGATATATCTTAATAGAGGTAAATATGCTATTGTAGAGCAGGATGGCAAATGGGAGGATAGTAGTAATAATGAATAA
- the murA gene encoding UDP-N-acetylglucosamine 1-carboxyvinyltransferase — MSKYIIEGGKKLIGEVSIIGAKNAVLPILAATVINNNNNVIFNTPNLRDVDIMEKILLSIGCKVDRMDGVMSVDSRHISKIYIPEELVREMRSSIILMGAMISRFGEVTISYPGGCELGPRPIDLHLKALRQMGVSIEESHGHLHCKADNLTGCDIQLDYPSVGATENIMLAAVKAKGVTVIRNAAREPEILDLQNFLNSIGCKVYGAGTSIIRIDGVEKFNGAEHTVIPDRIAAGTYMVASAITGGEVILKNIEVEHIQSMIAKLREVGCQIYTNCTALKIIGPKRVKAIENVQTLPYPGFPTDMQAQMMSLLSISNGTSVINETVFENRFKHAEELIRMGANIKTVGKVAVIQGVEGLTGAKVAAKDLRGGAALILAGLIANGVTEIENIYHIERGYDDIENKLKALDAKITKI; from the coding sequence ATGAGCAAATATATAATTGAAGGTGGCAAGAAGCTGATAGGAGAGGTATCTATAATCGGAGCAAAAAATGCTGTTCTACCTATTCTAGCTGCGACAGTAATTAATAACAATAACAATGTTATATTTAACACTCCAAATCTTAGAGATGTAGATATAATGGAAAAAATATTATTATCTATTGGATGCAAAGTAGATAGAATGGATGGAGTTATGTCTGTAGACTCTAGACATATATCAAAGATATATATACCAGAAGAATTAGTAAGAGAAATGAGATCTTCGATAATTTTGATGGGAGCAATGATTAGTAGATTTGGAGAAGTAACTATAAGTTATCCTGGTGGTTGTGAATTAGGACCTAGACCTATAGATTTACATTTAAAAGCTCTTAGACAAATGGGTGTAAGTATAGAAGAATCCCATGGACACTTACATTGTAAAGCTGATAATTTAACAGGATGTGACATACAGCTTGATTATCCCAGTGTTGGCGCAACTGAAAATATAATGCTGGCAGCAGTAAAAGCTAAAGGAGTCACTGTAATTAGAAATGCAGCAAGAGAACCTGAGATATTGGACTTACAAAATTTTTTAAACTCTATTGGATGTAAAGTATATGGAGCAGGAACTAGTATTATAAGAATCGATGGAGTTGAGAAGTTTAATGGTGCAGAACATACGGTGATACCAGACAGAATAGCAGCAGGTACTTATATGGTAGCTTCGGCTATTACTGGTGGTGAAGTTATTCTTAAAAATATAGAGGTAGAACATATACAATCAATGATAGCTAAGCTTAGAGAGGTAGGTTGTCAAATTTATACAAACTGTACGGCTCTTAAAATAATAGGGCCTAAGAGAGTGAAAGCTATTGAAAATGTACAAACCTTACCATATCCAGGATTTCCAACTGATATGCAGGCACAAATGATGTCATTATTAAGTATATCAAATGGAACTAGTGTAATTAATGAAACAGTATTTGAAAATAGATTTAAGCATGCTGAAGAATTAATTAGGATGGGAGCTAATATTAAAACTGTGGGAAAAGTTGCTGTAATACAAGGCGTAGAAGGGTTAACAGGAGCTAAAGTTGCTGCAAAAGATTTAAGAGGTGGAGCAGCACTTATATTAGCAGGACTTATTGCAAATGGGGTAACTGAGATTGAAAACATTTACCATATCGAAAGAGGATATGATGATATTGAGAATAAACTTAAGGCACTAGATGCAAAAATTACCAAGATATAA